Proteins encoded by one window of Acetivibrio thermocellus ATCC 27405:
- a CDS encoding helix-turn-helix domain-containing protein, which produces MRDEVPNNTINVTFADYPDVLDVQQMSQMLGISTKTAYKLLRANNIQHLKIGRIYKIPKISVLRFIGVA; this is translated from the coding sequence ATGCGGGATGAAGTTCCAAACAATACTATCAATGTTACATTTGCGGACTATCCAGATGTATTGGATGTGCAGCAAATGAGCCAGATGCTTGGCATCAGCACCAAAACTGCCTACAAGCTATTGCGGGCAAACAACATCCAACATCTAAAAATCGGTCGAATCTATAAAATCCCGAAAATTAGCGTGTTACGTTTTATCGGCGTTGCTTAA
- a CDS encoding site-specific DNA-methyltransferase codes for MQKSGRFDHLSNTADNEWMNHPYIQANKGLLETLNPRGLRAIKNIEVLDYMQAHPQIKSPCVAQAYLAREKRQQRKDTRVTISLDDVDIRVADVRHVEQFDWIEDGSIDLCICDPPWDRTSIPICEGISRVAADKLRDGGSLLVLTGGSHLPDIINALSANKRLRYHWLLTCPLPQGSPASVSRLKIQSKVRFVLWYVKGTYDGDIVSDYINRPNSSSATDKTYHEWGAPEELISELIERFSNPGDTVADWTVGGGTTAVCAVLLGRKFIGSDVDENAVKTTLRRVRQLFGYAR; via the coding sequence ATGCAAAAAAGTGGTCGATTCGACCACTTGTCAAATACAGCGGATAACGAGTGGATGAACCACCCGTATATACAGGCTAATAAAGGATTGCTGGAAACATTAAATCCCCGGGGACTGCGAGCCATCAAAAACATTGAAGTGCTTGATTATATGCAGGCTCACCCGCAGATAAAAAGCCCGTGCGTTGCACAGGCTTATTTAGCACGAGAAAAAAGACAACAGCGTAAAGACACAAGGGTAACTATATCTTTGGACGATGTTGATATTAGGGTCGCTGACGTTAGGCACGTTGAACAGTTTGATTGGATTGAGGACGGAAGCATTGACCTTTGTATTTGTGACCCGCCTTGGGATAGGACGTCAATCCCCATATGCGAAGGTATCAGCAGGGTCGCAGCCGATAAATTGCGTGACGGCGGAAGCCTACTCGTGCTTACCGGAGGCAGCCACTTGCCTGATATTATAAATGCACTATCAGCGAATAAAAGGCTACGCTATCACTGGCTCCTGACATGCCCGTTGCCGCAAGGCTCTCCTGCGTCCGTAAGCAGGCTAAAAATACAGAGCAAGGTCAGGTTTGTGCTTTGGTATGTCAAGGGGACTTACGACGGCGATATTGTATCAGACTACATAAATCGACCTAATAGCAGCAGTGCTACGGATAAAACCTACCATGAGTGGGGAGCACCGGAAGAACTGATTTCTGAATTGATAGAACGGTTTTCAAACCCCGGAGATACCGTAGCTGACTGGACCGTCGGCGGGGGTACTACTGCTGTCTGTGCAGTGCTGCTTGGGCGGAAGTTTATCGGGTCTGATGTGGACGAAAATGCCGTCAAGACAACCTTACGCAGAGTGCGTCAACTATTTGGTTACGCCCGATAA
- a CDS encoding helix-turn-helix domain-containing protein, translating into MSRIREVRRQAKLTQKQLAEHYDIPLRTLQDWETGKRKPPEYIINLLLRCIAADFSVTLEEKTQSNTDKKFSLTYIDGTPLNTEDEMYVMAEREAKKLVLVNKDNGVETYRCSNGFTFKVKVMKRK; encoded by the coding sequence ATGTCTCGAATTCGTGAAGTGCGTAGACAAGCAAAGCTTACGCAAAAACAACTTGCAGAGCATTACGATATACCGTTACGCACATTGCAAGACTGGGAGACGGGCAAACGTAAGCCACCTGAATATATAATTAACCTACTATTGCGATGTATCGCTGCCGACTTTAGCGTAACCCTGGAAGAAAAGACGCAAAGTAACACTGATAAAAAATTTTCGCTTACCTATATTGACGGAACTCCATTAAACACAGAAGATGAAATGTATGTAATGGCTGAACGAGAAGCTAAAAAGCTGGTATTAGTTAATAAAGACAATGGGGTTGAAACATACCGTTGTTCTAATGGATTTACCTTTAAAGTAAAAGTCATGAAGCGTAAATAA